A single Streptomyces sp. Edi2 DNA region contains:
- a CDS encoding magnesium and cobalt transport protein CorA, which yields MISNLRKAVRLPQPRTRGVDLSHPARSPLGTAVVNCAVYVDGVRQDGDHPAEAAIRRVRESGSGFVWIGLHEPSEKEFAGIVELFGLHPLAVEDAVYAHQRPKLERYDDSLFTVFKTVRYVEHDRLTDTSEVVETGEIMVFTGTDFVITVRHGGHGSLGPLREQLESVPEQLALGPSAVLHAVADLVVDDYLDVAAAVSIDIDDVESEVFSVRGSGGAGRIYQLKRELLELKRAVAPLDRPMQELATQPMAQVEPRIKTYFRDVADHLDRVTEQITAFDELLNSILQAHLAQVTVAQNEDMRRISAWVAILAVPTMVCGVYGMNFDHMPEKHWTFGYPLVMGLIVTLCWVIHRGFKRNGWL from the coding sequence ATGATCAGCAACCTCCGCAAGGCCGTCCGGCTGCCGCAGCCGCGCACCCGGGGGGTCGACCTCAGCCACCCGGCGCGTTCGCCGCTCGGCACCGCCGTGGTGAACTGCGCGGTGTACGTGGACGGCGTGCGGCAGGACGGCGACCATCCGGCCGAGGCCGCGATCCGCCGGGTCCGGGAGTCCGGCAGTGGATTTGTATGGATTGGCCTGCATGAGCCGTCCGAGAAGGAATTCGCCGGAATTGTCGAATTGTTCGGGCTCCACCCGCTCGCCGTCGAGGACGCGGTCTACGCGCACCAGCGGCCCAAGCTGGAGCGCTACGACGATTCGCTGTTCACCGTCTTCAAGACGGTCCGCTATGTCGAGCACGACCGGCTCACCGACACCAGCGAGGTCGTCGAGACCGGCGAGATCATGGTCTTCACCGGGACCGACTTCGTGATCACGGTGCGGCACGGCGGGCATGGTTCGCTGGGCCCGCTGCGCGAGCAACTGGAGTCCGTGCCCGAGCAGTTGGCGCTCGGTCCGTCCGCCGTGCTGCACGCCGTCGCCGACCTGGTGGTGGACGACTACCTCGATGTCGCCGCCGCCGTCTCGATCGATATCGACGACGTGGAGAGTGAGGTCTTCTCCGTGCGCGGCAGCGGCGGGGCCGGCCGGATCTACCAGCTCAAGCGCGAGCTGCTGGAACTCAAGCGTGCGGTGGCTCCCTTGGACCGGCCGATGCAGGAGCTGGCGACCCAGCCGATGGCGCAGGTCGAGCCCCGGATCAAGACGTACTTCCGGGACGTCGCCGACCATCTCGACCGGGTCACCGAGCAGATCACCGCATTCGACGAACTGCTCAACTCCATACTCCAGGCCCACCTCGCCCAGGTCACCGTGGCCCAGAACGAGGACATGCGCCGGATCAGTGCCTGGGTCGCGATCCTGGCGGTGCCGACCATGGTCTGCGGTGTGTACGGCATGAATTTCGACCATATGCCGGAAAAGCACTGGACGTTCGGCTATCCGCTGGTCATGGGGCTGATAGTGACGCTCTGCTGGGTGATCCACCGCGGCTTCAAGCGGAACGGCTGGCTCTGA
- a CDS encoding isocitrate lyase/PEP mutase family protein, with translation MRYGQALRDEIAAEGTTPLIGVHDMHSASIAAAHYNGFFVSGFGFAASYYGLPDIGFIAWPDMAAFVERLRGAFPRHHLLVDIDDGYVDPEVACHVVQRLERTGATGVILEDQKRPRRCGHADGKLLLPLEEYLEKLNMVLASRTDLLVVARTDATEEDEMLRRAAALAGSDADVVLVDGVRSVEGIRRIRAVLGTKPLLFNQIAGGKSPRLSLTELTGLGVDVAIYSTPCLFAAHRAMETAMAELKYADGRLPATGGSGGEIGVKEATELLARNISRHHPVRETVLA, from the coding sequence TTGCGGTACGGACAGGCACTGCGTGACGAGATCGCGGCCGAGGGGACGACGCCACTGATCGGCGTCCACGACATGCACTCGGCCTCGATCGCCGCCGCGCACTACAACGGCTTCTTCGTGTCCGGCTTCGGCTTCGCCGCGTCGTACTACGGGCTTCCGGACATCGGGTTCATCGCCTGGCCCGACATGGCCGCCTTCGTGGAGCGGCTGCGCGGCGCCTTCCCCCGCCACCATCTGCTGGTGGACATCGACGACGGCTATGTCGACCCCGAAGTGGCCTGCCATGTGGTGCAGCGCCTGGAGCGGACCGGCGCGACCGGGGTGATCCTGGAGGACCAGAAGCGGCCCCGTCGCTGCGGCCACGCGGACGGCAAACTGCTGCTGCCGCTGGAGGAGTACCTGGAGAAGCTGAACATGGTGCTGGCCAGCCGTACCGATCTGCTCGTCGTGGCCCGTACGGACGCCACGGAGGAGGACGAGATGCTGCGGCGGGCGGCGGCGTTGGCCGGGTCCGACGCGGATGTGGTGCTGGTCGACGGGGTGCGCAGCGTCGAGGGGATCCGCCGGATCCGCGCGGTGCTCGGCACCAAGCCGTTGCTGTTCAACCAGATCGCGGGCGGGAAGTCCCCGCGGCTCTCGCTGACCGAACTGACCGGACTCGGCGTCGATGTGGCCATCTACAGCACCCCCTGCCTGTTCGCCGCGCACCGGGCGATGGAGACCGCGATGGCCGAGCTGAAGTACGCGGACGGACGGCTGCCCGCCACCGGGGGCAGCGGCGGCGAGATCGGTGTCAAGGAAGCCACCGAACTGCTGGCCCGCAACATCAGCCGGCACCACCCCGTACGGGAGACCGTCCTGGCATGA
- a CDS encoding glutaminase has protein sequence MDYQAVLEEVAAHARPYVRRGRVADYIPALERVSADRFGIAVADIHGEVYGVGDWETPFSVQSISKAFSLALVMSQSHDGHDDIWKRVGREPSGTPFNSLVQLEAEDGIPRNPFINAGALVVTDRLQTLTGDASTSMLHFLREESGNPDLAFDQAVADSEAEHGDRNAALAHFMASFGNLENPVPSVIEHYFWQCSIEMSCRDLAVAGGFLARHGLRADGSRLLEAREAKRINAVMLTCGTYDAAGEFAYRVGLPAKSGVGGGIIAVIPGRCTLCVWSPGLDARGNSVAGAAALDHFTTLTGWSVF, from the coding sequence ATGGACTACCAGGCCGTTCTCGAGGAGGTAGCGGCCCACGCCAGGCCGTATGTGCGACGGGGCAGGGTCGCCGACTACATACCGGCCCTGGAACGGGTGTCGGCGGACCGTTTCGGGATCGCGGTGGCCGACATCCACGGCGAGGTGTACGGCGTCGGCGACTGGGAGACCCCGTTCTCCGTCCAGTCCATCTCCAAGGCCTTCTCGCTGGCGCTGGTGATGTCGCAGAGCCATGACGGCCACGACGACATCTGGAAGCGGGTGGGCCGCGAGCCGTCCGGTACGCCGTTCAACTCGCTGGTCCAGCTGGAGGCCGAGGACGGCATCCCGCGCAACCCGTTCATCAACGCGGGCGCGCTGGTGGTCACCGACCGGCTGCAGACCCTCACCGGCGATGCCAGCACCTCGATGCTGCACTTCCTCCGTGAGGAGAGCGGCAACCCGGACCTCGCCTTCGACCAGGCGGTGGCCGACTCCGAGGCCGAACACGGCGACCGCAACGCGGCGCTGGCGCATTTCATGGCGTCCTTCGGCAACCTGGAGAACCCTGTCCCCAGCGTCATCGAGCACTACTTCTGGCAGTGCTCGATCGAGATGAGCTGCCGGGACCTGGCCGTCGCCGGCGGTTTCCTCGCCCGTCACGGGCTGCGCGCCGACGGAAGCCGCCTGCTGGAGGCCCGCGAGGCCAAGCGGATCAATGCGGTGATGCTGACCTGCGGGACGTATGACGCGGCGGGGGAGTTCGCCTACCGCGTGGGGCTGCCCGCGAAGAGCGGTGTCGGCGGCGGCATCATCGCCGTGATCCCGGGCCGCTGCACGCTGTGCGTGTGGAGCCCCGGACTCGACGCCCGCGGCAATTCGGTGGCGGGCGCCGCGGCGCTGGACCACTTCACGACGCTGACGGGATGGTCGGTGTTCTGA
- a CDS encoding VOC family protein, translating into MTSTPSSSTPSSTAPASSTTPSTPRFAAIGIVVADMAAALAFYRRLGLDVPAEADRAPHAEAQLPGGLRLMWDTHATARAVDPDWTPPQGGTPTGLAFECADPAGVDAVYAELTAAGYTGEKPPWDAFWGQRYAVVQDPDGHGVDLFAPLP; encoded by the coding sequence ATGACCAGCACTCCTTCCTCCAGTACCCCTTCCTCCACCGCACCAGCGTCCTCCACCACACCGTCCACGCCGCGGTTCGCCGCCATCGGCATCGTGGTGGCCGACATGGCCGCGGCCCTCGCCTTCTACCGCCGCCTCGGCCTGGACGTCCCCGCCGAGGCGGACCGCGCCCCGCACGCAGAGGCGCAGCTCCCGGGCGGTCTGCGGCTGATGTGGGACACCCACGCGACCGCGCGGGCCGTCGACCCGGACTGGACGCCGCCGCAGGGCGGCACGCCGACGGGGCTGGCTTTCGAGTGCGCCGACCCCGCCGGGGTCGACGCCGTCTACGCGGAACTCACCGCCGCCGGCTATACGGGCGAGAAGCCGCCGTGGGACGCCTTCTGGGGGCAGCGCTACGCCGTCGTGCAGGACCCGGACGGCCATGGGGTCGATCTGTTCGCGCCGCTGCCGTAG
- a CDS encoding heavy metal translocating P-type ATPase, with product MTTAVGEHGVELEIGGMTCASCAARIEKKLNRMEGVTATVNYATEKARVTVAQDSGVGTADLIATVERTGYTAALPEPPAPAPASDTTGPVGGEGHGRVDGQADGDGLAALRQRLLISLALSVPVVLLAMVPPLQFTNWQWLSLTLAAPVVAYGAWPFHRAAWTNLRHGTATMDTLISMGTLAALGWSVWALFFGTAGMPGMTHPFELTIARTDGSGSIYLEAAAGVTTFILAGRYFEARAKRKAGAALRALLELGAKDVTVLRDGREVRVPTAALQAGDRFTVRPGEKIATDGKVLEGASAVDASMLTGESVPVEVSPGDTVIGATVNAGGRLVVEATRVGADTQLARMSRLVEDAQNGKAAAQRLADKISAVFVPAVLALALGTLGCWLATGAGVVAAFTAAVAVLIIACPCALGLATPTALMVGTGRGAQLGILLKGPEVLESTRRVDTVVLDKTGTVTTGVMTLTGIHLTEGVTEPEVLRLAGALEHASEHPVARAIATRAGAGAGQRAGDGAPATAPAALAAPEDGLPTPEEFANVPGLGVRGVVEGHTVLVGREQLLNQASQFLTPELAAAKAAAEAEGRTAVTVGWDGAARAVLVVSDAVKPTSAEAVRRLRALGLTPVLLTGDNHAVATAVAAEVGIDEVIAEVLPEDKVAVVERLQSEGRSVAMVGDGVNDAAALARADLGLAMGTGTDAAIEAGDLTLVRGDLRAAADAIRLARATLGTIRTNLFWAFGYNVAALPLAAAGLLNPMIAGAAMAFSSVFVVGNSLRLRRFRALAG from the coding sequence ATGACGACCGCGGTCGGAGAGCACGGAGTCGAATTGGAGATCGGCGGGATGACCTGCGCTTCGTGCGCCGCCCGCATCGAGAAGAAGCTCAACCGCATGGAGGGGGTCACCGCCACCGTCAACTACGCCACGGAGAAGGCCAGGGTGACCGTGGCGCAGGACAGCGGCGTCGGGACCGCCGACCTGATCGCCACCGTGGAGCGCACCGGCTACACCGCGGCCCTCCCGGAGCCGCCGGCCCCAGCCCCGGCGTCGGACACCACAGGACCCGTGGGCGGCGAAGGCCACGGCCGGGTGGACGGTCAGGCGGACGGCGACGGGCTCGCCGCGCTCCGTCAGCGCCTGCTGATCTCCCTCGCCCTCTCCGTCCCGGTGGTGCTGCTGGCGATGGTGCCGCCCCTGCAGTTCACCAACTGGCAGTGGCTGTCGCTGACCCTGGCCGCGCCGGTGGTGGCGTACGGGGCCTGGCCGTTCCACCGGGCCGCCTGGACCAATCTGCGGCACGGCACGGCCACGATGGACACCCTCATCTCCATGGGCACCCTCGCGGCACTGGGCTGGTCGGTCTGGGCGCTGTTCTTCGGCACCGCGGGCATGCCGGGGATGACGCACCCCTTCGAGCTGACCATCGCCCGCACCGACGGCAGCGGCAGCATCTATCTGGAGGCCGCGGCCGGCGTCACCACCTTCATCCTGGCCGGGCGGTACTTCGAGGCGCGCGCGAAGCGGAAGGCGGGAGCCGCGCTGCGGGCGCTGCTGGAGCTGGGCGCCAAGGACGTCACCGTGCTCCGGGACGGCCGTGAAGTCCGGGTCCCCACCGCGGCGTTGCAGGCCGGCGACCGTTTCACCGTACGGCCCGGGGAGAAGATCGCCACCGACGGGAAGGTGCTGGAGGGCGCCTCCGCGGTGGATGCCTCGATGCTCACCGGTGAGTCCGTCCCGGTCGAGGTGTCCCCCGGCGACACGGTCATCGGGGCCACCGTCAACGCGGGCGGCCGGCTGGTCGTCGAGGCCACCCGGGTCGGCGCGGACACCCAGCTCGCCCGGATGTCGCGGCTGGTCGAGGACGCGCAGAACGGCAAGGCCGCGGCCCAGCGGCTGGCGGACAAGATCTCCGCGGTCTTCGTCCCGGCCGTGCTCGCGCTCGCCCTCGGCACCCTCGGCTGCTGGCTCGCCACCGGCGCGGGCGTGGTGGCCGCCTTCACCGCCGCCGTCGCCGTCCTGATCATCGCCTGCCCGTGTGCCCTCGGGCTGGCCACGCCCACCGCGCTGATGGTCGGCACCGGACGCGGCGCCCAGCTCGGCATCCTGCTCAAGGGACCCGAGGTACTGGAGTCGACCCGGCGGGTGGACACCGTCGTCCTGGACAAGACCGGCACGGTCACCACCGGCGTGATGACGCTCACCGGGATCCACCTCACCGAGGGCGTCACGGAGCCGGAGGTGCTGCGGCTGGCCGGCGCGCTGGAGCACGCCTCCGAGCATCCCGTCGCCCGTGCCATCGCCACCCGCGCCGGCGCCGGTGCCGGGCAGCGGGCCGGGGACGGCGCCCCGGCGACAGCCCCGGCCGCCCTGGCGGCCCCCGAGGATGGCCTCCCCACCCCCGAGGAGTTCGCGAACGTCCCCGGCCTGGGCGTCCGGGGGGTGGTGGAGGGGCACACCGTTCTGGTGGGCCGCGAGCAGCTGCTGAACCAGGCGTCCCAGTTCCTGACGCCCGAGCTGGCAGCCGCCAAGGCCGCGGCCGAGGCCGAGGGGCGTACCGCGGTCACCGTCGGCTGGGACGGCGCGGCACGCGCGGTGCTGGTGGTGTCCGACGCGGTGAAGCCCACCAGCGCCGAGGCGGTGCGCCGGCTGCGGGCCCTGGGGCTGACGCCCGTCCTGCTGACCGGCGACAACCACGCCGTCGCGACGGCGGTCGCGGCCGAGGTCGGGATCGACGAGGTGATCGCCGAGGTGCTGCCCGAGGACAAGGTGGCGGTCGTCGAACGGCTGCAGTCCGAAGGCCGCTCGGTGGCGATGGTCGGCGACGGCGTCAATGACGCGGCCGCGCTGGCCCGCGCCGACCTGGGGCTGGCGATGGGCACCGGCACCGATGCCGCCATCGAGGCCGGTGACCTCACCCTCGTACGGGGCGATCTGCGCGCCGCGGCGGACGCCATCCGGCTGGCCCGGGCGACCCTCGGCACCATCCGGACCAATCTGTTCTGGGCGTTCGGCTACAACGTCGCGGCGCTGCCGCTGGCCGCCGCCGGACTCCTCAACCCGATGATCGCCGGGGCCGCGATGGCGTTCTCCTCGGTCTTCGTCGTCGGCAACAGCCTGCGGCTGCGCCGCTTCCGGGCACTGGCGGGGTAG
- a CDS encoding beta-ketoacyl-ACP synthase III, whose translation MTGSRVLALGHYQPSGVLTNDDLAAMVDTDDAWIRSRVGIRTRHVAAPDETVDAMASAAAAKALAASGLAPQDIDLVLVATCTATDRSPNTAARVAARLGLDAPATMDLNVVCSGFTHALATADHAIRAGSSTHALVIGAEKFTEVVDWTDRSTCVLVGDGAGAAVVSASPEPEIGPVLWGSVPQMGGAVRIEGEPARFSQEGQTVYRWATTQLPAIARTVCERSGITPADLAGVVLHQANLRIIEPVAERLGAVNAVVAKDVVDSGNTSAASVPLALSKLVERREISSGAPVLLFAFGGNLSYAGQVIRCP comes from the coding sequence ATGACCGGGTCACGCGTCCTGGCTCTCGGCCATTACCAGCCCTCCGGCGTGCTCACCAACGACGACCTCGCCGCGATGGTCGACACCGACGACGCCTGGATCCGCAGCCGGGTCGGCATCCGCACCCGCCATGTCGCCGCCCCGGACGAGACCGTGGACGCCATGGCGTCCGCCGCCGCGGCCAAGGCCCTGGCCGCCAGTGGCCTCGCCCCGCAGGACATCGACCTGGTGCTGGTCGCCACCTGCACGGCCACCGACCGCAGCCCGAACACCGCGGCCCGGGTCGCCGCCCGGCTCGGGCTGGACGCCCCCGCCACGATGGACCTCAACGTCGTCTGCTCCGGCTTCACCCATGCGCTGGCCACCGCCGACCACGCCATCCGGGCCGGTTCCTCGACCCATGCGCTGGTCATCGGGGCGGAGAAGTTCACCGAGGTCGTGGACTGGACGGACCGCTCGACCTGTGTGCTGGTCGGCGACGGTGCGGGCGCCGCGGTGGTCAGCGCCTCGCCCGAGCCGGAGATCGGTCCCGTGCTGTGGGGCTCGGTGCCGCAGATGGGCGGTGCGGTACGCATCGAGGGCGAGCCGGCCCGGTTCTCCCAGGAGGGCCAGACCGTCTACCGCTGGGCGACCACCCAGCTGCCGGCCATCGCCCGCACGGTGTGCGAACGCTCCGGGATCACCCCCGCCGATCTTGCCGGTGTGGTGCTGCACCAGGCCAACCTGCGGATCATCGAGCCGGTCGCCGAACGGCTCGGGGCGGTCAACGCGGTGGTCGCCAAGGATGTCGTCGACTCCGGGAATACCTCTGCGGCCTCCGTGCCGCTCGCCCTGTCCAAGCTGGTCGAACGCCGTGAGATCAGCTCCGGCGCTCCGGTGCTGCTGTTCGCCTTCGGCGGCAACCTCTCGTATGCGGGACAGGTCATCCGCTGCCCGTGA